The Xiphias gladius isolate SHS-SW01 ecotype Sanya breed wild chromosome 7, ASM1685928v1, whole genome shotgun sequence genome window below encodes:
- the dharma gene encoding dharma, translated as MDGSRVSDFSIERILSPQLGHKPPATELPPDGCLQGIPGGFGLDSGQLRPPAPVPVPVPAPGCLQYQGMGFGEAFYPYGAGFHRADFGGVYPNSGVYVHLDSAADSQALPGYHGYQQAAASAQSHPRQKARMRTVFTDSQAKQLEALFELTDYPPAESRADVARSTGLSEETVRVWFKNRRARRKRQRSGSKVKSPSPPPCTGAEKRLFTSFL; from the exons ATGGACGGAAGCAGGGTGTCCGACTTCAGCATCGAGCGCATCCTCTCCCCGCAGCTCGGACACAAGCCGCCGGCGACGGAGCTCCCACCGGACGGGTGTCTCCAGGGGATCCCCGGCGGATTCGGTCTGGACTCCGGGCAACTCAGACCCCCTGCGCCGGTCCCAGTGCCGGTCCCGGCGCCAGGCTGCCTGCAGTACCAGGGGATGGGCTTCGGGGAGGCGTTTTACCCGTACGGGGCCGGTTTCCATCGCGCAGACTTCGGCGGCGTTTACCCAAACTCCGGAGTCTACGTGCACCTGGACTCTGCAG cagattCTCAGGCGTTGCCGGGTTACCATGGCTACCAGCAGGCCGCGGCGTCCGCGCAGTCGCATCCGCGCCAGAAGGCCCGGATGAGGACGGTGTTCACGGACAGTCAGGCCAAGCAGCTGGAGGCGCTGTTCGAGCTCACCGACTACCCGCCGGCGGAGTCGCGGGCCGACGTGGCGAGGAGCACCGGGCTGAGCGAGGAGACGGTCCGG GTGTGGTTTAAGAACCGCAGGGCCAGGAGGAAGCGGCAGCGCAGCGGGTCAAAGGTCAagtccccctcccctcccccctgcACCGGAGCAGAGAAGAGGCTCTTCACCTCCTTCCTCTGA